Within the Sphingobium baderi genome, the region CATTTATCCAGCGTCAGCGCATCGTCGCGATAACGATTGTAGAAGATGTCGAGCGCCGCTTCCCGTTCGTCGCTGGCGCCATTCGCCAACGTTGCGAGCGCCGCCTGGCGTTCGGTCATGTTGTCGGCTTCATGGAACTGGGCGAAGGCGATTTGCGGGCCATCCTGCGCGCCCGAGGCCACCAGGTAATGCAGCGCGATATTCCGCAGCTTGCGAGCGCCCTTGGCCGCCGGGGACAGGGAGAAGGCATTGGCCTTCGTCCCGGCATGGATGTCGCGCCACAGCGGCTCCAGCGCTTCGCCGATACGCTGTTGCAGCGCATCTCGCGCGGCGTGGATCGCGTCGGGATCGACGACCGGCATCTGATCGCCCAGATAGGCTTCGCTCGGCAGGCGGATGGTTTCGGCGACGAAGGCGGGGTCGAGCTGCGGATCGGTCGCGGTATCGCGGATCGCCGCAATAACAGCATCCTCATCGACCGCCTGCCCGCCGATCCGACCGATCAGCACATTCACCATCAACTGCTGCATCGCCTCATAACGGGCGAACGGATCGTCATCATGGGCCGATAGAAAGGCGAGATCGGCCTGACTGCGGTTGGTTTCGACGATGACGGGCGCGGAAAAGCCGCGGTTGATCGACAGGATCGGGGCCGAGGAAAAGCCTTCGAAGCGGAAGCTCTGCTTCGCCTGCGTCAGCATCAGCAATTGATCGCCCTGATGCCGCCCGCTTGCTGGGTCGAACAGCGCGACGCGCATCGGAATGGCCATCGGCTTCTTGTCCGGCTGACCCGGCGTTGGCGGCACGGCCTGTTCCAGCAGCAGTTCGGCAGTGCCGGTGGCCGGATCGTGGCTCAGCATGGCGCGGACATGGGGCGTACCCGCCTGTTCATACCACAGCCGGAACTGGCTGAGGTCGATGCCGCCTCCCTCCTCCATGGCGCGGACGAAATCCTCGCAGGTGGCGGCTTGCCCATCATGACTCTCGAAATAGAGGTCGGTGGAGGCGCGGAAGCGTTCCCATCCCAGCATCAGCGCCATCATGCGGATCAGCTCCGCACCCTTGTTATAGATGGTCGCCGTGTAGAAGTTACTGATTTCCATATAGGATTCAGGCCGGACCGGGTGAGCGAGCGGCCCCGAATCTTCCTGAAACTGGGCGGCGCGCAGGATGCGGACATCCTCGATCCGCTTGACCGCATGGCTACCCATATCGGCGGAAAAGCTCTGGTCGCGGAAAACCGTAAAGCCCTCTTTCAGCGAAAGCTGGAACCAGTCGCGGCAGGTGACGCGATTGCCCGACCAGTTGTGGAAATATTCATGGGCGACCACCCCTTCCACGCCATCATAGTCGAGGTCCGTCGCTGTTTCCGGATCGGCCAGAATATAGCGTGAATTGAATATGTTAAGACCCTTATTCTCCATCGCGCCGAAGTTGAAGTCCGCCACGGCGACGATGTTGAATACGTCCAGATCATATTCCCGGCCATAGACCCGCTCGTCCCAGGCCATGCTGTCCTTAAGGGCCTT harbors:
- the pepN gene encoding aminopeptidase N, translating into MADMQSTNAAAPAIIRRLDYRPPDWLVPDIALDFDLDASATQVHAVLSIVRNGTHDRPLRLEGDGLLPVEVKVDGRTLGPEEWALDGGTLVVPLNGQSHQVETRVEVAPDSNSKLMGLYASGGLLCTQCEAEGFRRITFFPDRPDVLSRYTVRMEADKSRYPVLLANGDPVEKGDLPGGRHWARWTDPFPKPCYLFALVAGDLACNADRFVTMSGREVALGIWVREADLPRTAHAMKALKDSMAWDERVYGREYDLDVFNIVAVADFNFGAMENKGLNIFNSRYILADPETATDLDYDGVEGVVAHEYFHNWSGNRVTCRDWFQLSLKEGFTVFRDQSFSADMGSHAVKRIEDVRILRAAQFQEDSGPLAHPVRPESYMEISNFYTATIYNKGAELIRMMALMLGWERFRASTDLYFESHDGQAATCEDFVRAMEEGGGIDLSQFRLWYEQAGTPHVRAMLSHDPATGTAELLLEQAVPPTPGQPDKKPMAIPMRVALFDPASGRHQGDQLLMLTQAKQSFRFEGFSSAPILSINRGFSAPVIVETNRSQADLAFLSAHDDDPFARYEAMQQLMVNVLIGRIGGQAVDEDAVIAAIRDTATDPQLDPAFVAETIRLPSEAYLGDQMPVVDPDAIHAARDALQQRIGEALEPLWRDIHAGTKANAFSLSPAAKGARKLRNIALHYLVASGAQDGPQIAFAQFHEADNMTERQAALATLANGASDEREAALDIFYNRYRDDALTLDKWFQTQAFAFHPNTVQLVADLREHKDFTLANPNRVRSLFGAFAGNQWAFHHRSGEGYRLVADCIIALDKINPQTAARLVPPLGRWRRFDEARAAMMRAALQRVLAEPGLSRDVTEQASKSLE